The following coding sequences lie in one Phycisphaerae bacterium genomic window:
- a CDS encoding glycoside hydrolase family 9 protein: MAARHAVNIGSLVIVALTACGRAADLPPPLASQPVSEAGVWVRGSQIGYLPDEPKIAILSSDEPQEGRFTVGDFSAPLGDDQGAWGPFRHNYRLDFTPLAKEGRYEIRFAGVVSLPFTIGRQAYADVPGRLLSFMRLQRCGDNPVTGRKCHQRDAIDTVTGRQHDLVGGWHDAADRIKHMITTTYCVAALYLAGEREEADHGAELVRRIHPDRDTIYVQIADDRDHGPPAKLWHEDESDYGWGRGGARAAWPATGKPEGPRYRNRSSGKASLAGRASAAMALAGDLKAAKSLYELARRYPGNAMSVPVKAPYYYGESTFSDDLEWAAVELYIATRDKVYLEEAIGYARRAGPNPGMGGTRHGHYELFPYVNLAHWRLYPHVDEAARKELAGFYRAGLESVRRLAERNPYRLGTPLVWCSCNDVVAFATQAVLYERMTGDSTYRLLATEARDWIFGRNPWGVSMVIGVPETGNPSCHPHHLFYRLANILPVGGLVDGPVYKDINDGLKFEDFGQDVYARFQSDIGVYHDVYADFSTNEPIIDGTVSLLLLLKLWP; encoded by the coding sequence ATGGCAGCAAGACATGCCGTGAACATCGGGTCATTGGTTATTGTGGCCCTTACCGCCTGCGGCCGGGCCGCCGATCTGCCACCCCCGCTCGCCTCGCAGCCCGTATCCGAAGCGGGCGTGTGGGTGCGTGGGAGCCAGATCGGTTATCTGCCCGACGAACCCAAAATCGCCATTCTTTCCAGCGACGAGCCACAGGAGGGCCGCTTCACGGTCGGGGATTTCTCGGCTCCGCTGGGTGACGACCAGGGGGCGTGGGGGCCGTTCCGGCACAACTACCGCCTCGACTTCACGCCGCTGGCCAAGGAAGGTCGCTACGAGATCCGCTTTGCCGGTGTGGTGTCACTGCCCTTCACGATTGGCCGGCAGGCGTACGCCGATGTGCCTGGGAGACTGTTGTCCTTCATGCGTCTGCAGCGGTGCGGGGACAACCCGGTCACTGGCCGGAAGTGTCACCAGCGGGACGCGATCGATACGGTTACTGGTCGCCAGCACGATCTTGTGGGGGGGTGGCACGATGCGGCCGACCGGATCAAGCACATGATCACGACCACCTACTGTGTGGCCGCCCTGTATTTGGCGGGCGAGCGCGAGGAAGCGGACCATGGAGCCGAGCTGGTTCGCAGGATTCACCCCGATCGGGACACGATCTATGTTCAGATCGCCGACGACCGCGACCACGGTCCGCCCGCCAAGCTGTGGCATGAGGACGAGTCCGACTACGGCTGGGGTCGAGGGGGCGCGCGAGCCGCCTGGCCTGCGACCGGCAAGCCGGAGGGTCCGAGGTACAGGAATCGCTCCTCTGGCAAGGCCAGCCTGGCTGGTCGGGCATCCGCGGCCATGGCTCTGGCCGGCGACCTGAAGGCCGCCAAGTCGCTTTACGAACTCGCCCGCAGGTATCCGGGCAACGCCATGTCCGTGCCAGTCAAAGCCCCGTACTACTACGGGGAGAGCACCTTCAGCGACGATCTCGAATGGGCTGCGGTGGAGCTGTACATTGCCACCCGGGACAAGGTGTACCTGGAGGAGGCGATTGGATACGCCCGTCGGGCCGGCCCCAATCCGGGCATGGGCGGGACGCGTCACGGGCACTACGAGTTGTTTCCCTACGTCAATCTGGCCCACTGGCGGCTCTATCCGCACGTGGACGAAGCGGCGAGGAAGGAGCTGGCCGGCTTTTATCGGGCAGGGCTGGAGTCGGTCCGTCGCCTCGCGGAGCGGAATCCCTATCGCCTGGGCACGCCGCTGGTTTGGTGCTCGTGCAACGATGTGGTCGCTTTCGCCACACAGGCGGTGCTGTATGAGCGGATGACCGGCGACAGCACCTATCGTTTGCTGGCCACCGAGGCCCGTGACTGGATCTTTGGCCGCAACCCCTGGGGAGTCTCCATGGTCATTGGCGTTCCGGAGACAGGCAACCCGTCTTGCCACCCGCACCACCTGTTCTATCGGCTGGCGAACATCCTTCCGGTGGGCGGACTAGTCGACGGGCCGGTCTACAAGGATATCAACGACGGGCTCAAGTTCGAGGACTTCGGCCAGGACGTTTACGCTCGCTTTCAGTCTGACATCGGCGTCTATCACGATGTTTACGCCGATTTTTCGACCAATGAACCGATCATCGACGGGACGGTGTCGCTGCTGTTGCTGTTGAAGTTGTGGCCCTAA
- a CDS encoding SagB/ThcOx family dehydrogenase, with product MDRRMFLKSVPAFAVLASRTSSFGEETVTPPAVVPELKPITLPKPEKEGGKSVMAALWERRTNRSVSDKPLPPQMLSNLLWAAWGVNREGGASRRIGRTAASASNAQEIDLYVFLAEGVYLYEALPHRLAPVLAGDQREKVGRRGRGGAAAKAPVNLVFVADLAKYNRGTPQEPGLKDPEIQKSYYNIAAGLIAGNVYLFAASQGLAAWFRNCNKTGLATDLGLRPEQRVLYAQTVGYPA from the coding sequence ATGGACCGCAGAATGTTCCTCAAGAGCGTCCCCGCCTTCGCCGTGCTGGCCAGCCGAACATCCAGCTTCGGCGAGGAAACGGTCACTCCACCGGCGGTAGTGCCCGAGCTCAAGCCGATCACCCTGCCGAAACCCGAGAAGGAGGGGGGTAAGTCGGTGATGGCCGCCCTGTGGGAACGGAGGACCAACCGCAGCGTTAGCGACAAACCGCTGCCTCCGCAAATGCTGTCCAATCTCCTGTGGGCAGCGTGGGGCGTGAACCGCGAAGGCGGAGCATCCCGACGGATCGGGCGAACGGCAGCGTCGGCAAGCAACGCGCAGGAGATTGACCTGTACGTCTTTCTGGCCGAAGGGGTCTACCTCTACGAAGCCCTACCCCATCGCCTGGCACCAGTCCTGGCCGGCGATCAACGAGAGAAGGTCGGTCGCCGTGGCCGCGGGGGCGCGGCCGCCAAGGCCCCGGTCAACCTGGTCTTCGTGGCCGACCTCGCCAAGTACAACCGCGGCACGCCCCAGGAACCAGGCCTGAAGGACCCTGAAATCCAGAAGTCGTACTACAACATCGCCGCCGGCCTCATCGCCGGAAACGTCTACCTCTTCGCCGCGTCGCAGGGTCTGGCCGCTTGGTTCCGTAACTGCAACAAGACTGGTCTGGCCACAGACCTCGGGCTGCGGCCGGAACAACGCGTGCTCTATGCCCAGACCGTGGGCTATCCCGCGTAA
- a CDS encoding prolyl oligopeptidase family serine peptidase, protein MPRPWAIPRKARSGQASRSRKKEHTTGGQSVSRQLTSVACFFTLTLSLTGHHAMAETPESNASRWLKGAPPVPAFEGPASLQQWESNRAGIRRQIWNLLGKLPPRPNQPAVERLSREDRGDYVLEKFSFDNQAGAIVPGYLLLPKANPGKAPGILYCHWHGGHYDVGKEELFRTNAVPVPPGPALAKAGFAVVAIDAYCFGERNGQGPGGPEEKGGGGEMTASKFNLWVGRTLWGMMLRDDLIALDYLCSRPEVDPTRIGVTGISMGATRTWWLMALDERLKTGVAVACLTRYQDLIATRGLPCHGIYYFVPGLLNHFDTEAIVALVAPRPLLFMTGDQDFGSPVNGIRRIDKSVARVYALYGTEASSRFRSVIYPGLGHVYTPEMWKETVAWLGKNLENRS, encoded by the coding sequence ATGCCCAGACCGTGGGCTATCCCGCGTAAGGCCCGGTCAGGGCAGGCTTCTCGATCGCGGAAGAAAGAACACACGACCGGAGGTCAATCCGTGAGCCGACAACTCACTTCCGTGGCTTGCTTCTTCACTTTGACCCTGTCTCTGACGGGACACCACGCCATGGCTGAAACACCTGAATCCAATGCATCAAGGTGGCTCAAGGGAGCACCGCCGGTACCCGCATTCGAGGGACCCGCTTCGCTCCAGCAGTGGGAATCCAATCGCGCCGGCATACGCAGACAGATCTGGAACCTCCTCGGCAAGCTCCCGCCGCGCCCAAACCAGCCGGCCGTCGAGCGGCTCTCCCGCGAAGACCGCGGCGACTACGTCCTGGAGAAGTTCTCCTTCGACAACCAGGCGGGGGCAATTGTCCCCGGCTACCTGCTGCTGCCTAAGGCCAACCCGGGAAAGGCCCCTGGCATTCTGTACTGCCACTGGCACGGCGGCCACTACGACGTCGGCAAGGAGGAACTCTTCAGAACGAACGCCGTTCCCGTGCCGCCTGGACCCGCCCTGGCCAAGGCAGGCTTCGCGGTCGTCGCCATCGACGCCTACTGCTTTGGCGAACGAAACGGACAGGGGCCGGGCGGACCCGAGGAGAAAGGCGGCGGCGGCGAGATGACCGCCAGCAAGTTCAACCTCTGGGTCGGCCGGACCCTGTGGGGCATGATGCTGCGCGACGATCTCATCGCCCTCGATTACCTCTGCTCGCGGCCGGAGGTAGACCCCACACGCATCGGAGTCACCGGCATCAGCATGGGGGCAACGCGCACCTGGTGGCTCATGGCCCTGGACGAACGCCTTAAGACCGGCGTCGCCGTGGCCTGCCTGACCCGATACCAGGACCTGATCGCAACCAGGGGACTCCCCTGCCATGGCATCTATTACTTCGTGCCCGGCCTGCTCAACCACTTCGACACCGAGGCCATCGTGGCTCTGGTCGCGCCACGCCCCCTGCTGTTCATGACCGGCGACCAGGACTTCGGATCGCCCGTCAACGGGATTCGCAGGATCGACAAGTCGGTGGCCCGCGTCTATGCCCTCTACGGAACCGAGGCCAGCAGCAGATTTCGCAGCGTCATCTACCCCGGACTGGGCCATGTGTACACGCCCGAAATGTGGAAGGAGACCGTGGCCTGGCTTGGCAAGAACCTCGAAAACCGGTCGTGA
- a CDS encoding type II secretion system protein: MCRFVPGSRAFTLIEVLVVVAIIALLVAILLPSLAEARNQAQTAKCAAGLRQGVTGAILYQTEQRMRKERWSTNFGWAIASLRQSKGETGIFQCPADNNPTPLPALFDRQYSDSGRTDFHGEVGSDAVFNRVWNLGGGTYSLNYQDIVDLAGFGYDADADAYDARVDITVPSIGQKYAQGIGSKPSAAWTHVMYTFKGKQIGVDSFPATTLPVLWMSFGANASAGLIGVRGLPILAIEAGKPGVFPETLGNFNADVLPHAVRFRHGGRNTRPGFAGQEYMNVSPGSSRSSSVMLPLNRIDGRYAPRLKANAGFLDGHVEGMSWGRLFSDPAAGHPAPRQQAWVGLGRKSNTITFGPPE, translated from the coding sequence ATGTGCCGGTTCGTGCCCGGCTCGCGCGCGTTCACGCTGATCGAGGTTCTCGTGGTGGTGGCGATCATCGCCTTGCTGGTCGCGATTCTGCTACCATCCCTGGCGGAGGCCAGAAACCAGGCCCAGACCGCCAAATGCGCCGCCGGCCTGCGACAGGGCGTGACAGGAGCCATCCTGTACCAGACAGAACAGAGAATGAGAAAGGAGCGATGGAGCACCAATTTCGGATGGGCCATCGCCTCCCTCCGCCAAAGCAAGGGCGAAACCGGCATCTTTCAATGCCCTGCCGATAACAACCCCACTCCTCTCCCCGCCCTCTTCGACCGCCAGTATTCGGATAGCGGCCGGACCGACTTCCACGGCGAGGTGGGTTCCGACGCAGTCTTCAACCGGGTATGGAACCTCGGTGGGGGCACCTACTCGCTGAACTACCAGGACATCGTCGACTTGGCCGGCTTCGGCTATGACGCCGATGCGGACGCCTACGACGCGCGGGTCGACATCACCGTTCCATCCATCGGCCAGAAGTACGCCCAAGGCATTGGCAGCAAGCCCAGCGCAGCCTGGACGCACGTCATGTACACCTTCAAAGGCAAGCAGATCGGCGTGGACAGCTTCCCCGCCACCACTCTGCCGGTCCTGTGGATGAGCTTCGGGGCCAACGCCAGCGCCGGACTCATCGGAGTCAGGGGCTTGCCGATCCTCGCCATCGAGGCTGGTAAACCCGGCGTCTTCCCGGAAACCCTCGGCAACTTCAACGCCGACGTCCTTCCTCATGCGGTGCGCTTCCGGCACGGAGGCAGAAACACCCGCCCAGGCTTCGCCGGACAGGAATACATGAACGTGTCACCGGGCTCGTCTCGGTCCTCGTCGGTCATGCTTCCCCTCAACAGAATCGATGGCCGCTACGCGCCGCGATTGAAAGCCAACGCCGGCTTCCTCGACGGCCACGTCGAGGGAATGAGTTGGGGACGCTTGTTCAGCGATCCCGCCGCAGGCCATCCAGCCCCCAGGCAGCAGGCCTGGGTCGGACTTGGCCGCAAGAGCAACACCATTACCTTCGGACCACCGGAATGA
- a CDS encoding DUF2961 domain-containing protein, which produces MRVMTSMRASSALLAASVLPCFAQSLDSITHPQQGRSMRATSGNPFNNTDLARFEMGESKTIADLVGPGEIRHIWLVPTSMDIRHPRALVLRMWWDGAATPSVEAPLGDFFAVGNGMQADVDSLPVKVCSRGRGYNCYWRMPFRKSAKITLTNESDREPASCYFQINWVRQDREPDDLLYFHARYHQECPPQMGKPYTVFVGQGRGHYVGTVLSSQNAIGHWFGEGDDFFYIDGEQVPSIAGTGTEDYLSEAWNMRVHSSLFSGCTIFEPRAPDARITAYRWHIPDPVIFRKSLRLELERKGFLMTSKGEVLSEAGSRPDYWSSVAFWYQDTTAQPWCEFPPYRDRVNPEIVLQLPRVVKTIRHSQDVELQVNPYNRATYTKPWFRVKNETIGSWIEIPFTITEKGRYSMSLFQHLRDDNGIWKVYIDNQEIHQAGESQIAGGYEVDLVNQLAPEAVNKTLDFYNTYRKDEHEDYIYGQRRERKIGLFHFEPGKHALRLVCVGANPGSVHPETGKPGYNLSADVLSLRKLPFENMDQWIQKAIEMEKAAEKTTQGK; this is translated from the coding sequence ATGAGAGTCATGACCAGCATGCGCGCCTCGTCAGCCCTGTTGGCGGCGTCAGTTCTTCCCTGTTTCGCGCAATCCCTCGATTCGATCACCCATCCGCAGCAGGGCCGGTCCATGCGCGCAACCAGCGGTAATCCGTTCAACAACACGGATCTGGCCAGGTTCGAAATGGGCGAGAGCAAGACCATCGCCGACCTGGTCGGACCCGGTGAGATCCGCCATATCTGGCTGGTACCCACATCCATGGACATCCGCCACCCGCGAGCCCTCGTGCTCCGCATGTGGTGGGACGGCGCCGCCACGCCCTCCGTCGAGGCCCCGCTCGGCGATTTCTTCGCCGTCGGAAACGGCATGCAGGCCGACGTCGACTCGCTGCCGGTCAAGGTCTGCTCACGCGGCCGGGGCTACAACTGCTACTGGCGCATGCCGTTCCGCAAGTCCGCGAAGATCACCCTGACCAACGAGTCCGACCGCGAGCCGGCTTCCTGCTACTTCCAGATCAACTGGGTCCGCCAGGACCGCGAGCCCGACGACCTCTTGTACTTCCACGCCCGCTACCACCAGGAGTGCCCTCCCCAAATGGGCAAACCCTACACCGTGTTCGTCGGCCAGGGCCGCGGCCACTACGTGGGTACCGTGCTCTCCTCCCAAAATGCGATTGGACACTGGTTCGGAGAGGGAGATGACTTCTTCTACATCGACGGGGAACAAGTCCCGTCCATCGCCGGGACGGGAACCGAGGACTACCTCAGCGAGGCCTGGAATATGCGCGTCCACTCCAGCCTCTTTTCGGGTTGCACCATCTTCGAGCCCCGCGCTCCCGACGCCCGAATCACCGCTTACCGCTGGCACATCCCCGACCCGGTCATCTTCCGGAAATCGCTCCGTCTCGAGCTCGAACGCAAGGGCTTCCTCATGACCTCGAAGGGCGAGGTGCTGTCCGAGGCCGGCTCCCGACCCGACTACTGGTCCTCCGTCGCCTTCTGGTACCAGGACACGACCGCCCAACCTTGGTGCGAGTTCCCCCCCTACCGCGACCGGGTCAACCCCGAAATCGTCCTCCAGCTGCCCAGGGTGGTCAAGACCATCCGGCACTCCCAGGACGTCGAACTCCAGGTCAACCCGTACAACCGGGCCACCTACACCAAGCCGTGGTTCCGCGTCAAAAACGAGACCATCGGCTCGTGGATCGAAATCCCCTTCACCATCACGGAGAAGGGCCGATACTCGATGTCACTCTTCCAGCACCTGCGCGACGACAACGGTATCTGGAAAGTCTACATCGACAACCAGGAAATCCACCAGGCCGGCGAATCCCAAATCGCCGGGGGCTACGAAGTCGACCTGGTCAACCAGCTCGCCCCCGAGGCGGTCAACAAGACCCTCGACTTCTACAATACCTACCGCAAGGATGAACACGAGGACTACATCTACGGCCAGCGACGCGAACGGAAAATCGGCCTGTTCCACTTCGAGCCCGGCAAGCACGCCCTCCGGCTTGTCTGCGTCGGGGCAAATCCAGGCTCGGTCCATCCGGAGACGGGCAAACCCGGCTACAACCTGAGCGCCGACGTGCTCTCGCTGCGGAAACTGCCCTTCGAGAACATGGACCAGTGGATCCAGAAGGCGATCGAGATGGAGAAGGCCGCGGAGAAAACGACACAGGGCAAATGA
- a CDS encoding transglutaminase domain-containing protein, with protein sequence MTSLMTSPCILLLTSSVAWMGLGAAMPAEPGPPLIGDTEQIYTLPKENTEIRGLAVDETAAEVPQLLVLDRSGKVFAYRIDRHAKKEVGPLEPLRVYDLSATGQDKRPLLTDPRGLAFAREDGHPILYTLSRDKSEEIASRLWRFNLDSGKTADANLSLFHFRIGDREPLGITVDDGQLLVNYESAGYADANLRARRGIIRLEWPPPHDALPQFVRHMPDAGTLASHGLAAMKTEGARYLWSTVGDTHIYCADAPTGRGLFAFERPRSVDTGSVCRGLAFGQGSLWVSENAPGPDRVHRVNVTRNLDALREGPRILRHLVMAINTRPEKDGDKAGRVSHNYSRPYTYEQLHNQGFWPETEKIVDLTKAPNATIRHFSYDPADDVTARQEMLSVEYAEAPAHPYASQYELDVWTNSCRSYVYPHRANHQRDGFSGIGYLADDPELYNLSDTKTYRAFIARVTAHIKAKYDADADMRNPYWAARNVLEYIQDTYYYPIPPLMRPATVDYSRKHYDANPANLKIELSDRPYDKTQIIACSGTSVILAGAMRHLGIPARWLGTAAERDPKTWDTNGNGFLDTDETAPCTNGHRYTQVWLGNHYGWVCFDATPSRPASSDYDVPPPFQPQWRFMSRAAAGHMVERRIVFNVGSALFRPLYRDFEYDQRLALENNCGGDQRYNLQARFEKPELWRLPGNRIELKNTCFIRDVKTTGPKLKTRVTWRLEGQWGKDPNATLSIDLQQLPPKGNKPRQTTTVARGIRASAQSAVVNLSGHTGKRCRLLLRKDGDSETGNCSELFELESHAEER encoded by the coding sequence ATGACCTCACTCATGACATCACCCTGCATCTTGCTTCTCACGTCGTCTGTCGCGTGGATGGGCCTCGGCGCCGCCATGCCGGCCGAGCCCGGGCCACCGCTCATCGGCGACACCGAACAAATCTACACCCTGCCGAAAGAGAACACCGAGATCAGAGGCCTGGCCGTCGACGAGACCGCCGCCGAAGTCCCGCAACTGCTGGTCCTCGACCGCTCCGGCAAGGTCTTCGCCTATCGCATCGACCGTCACGCGAAGAAGGAGGTCGGCCCGCTTGAGCCGTTGCGGGTCTACGATCTCTCCGCCACAGGCCAGGATAAACGCCCGCTCCTGACCGATCCTCGCGGCTTGGCTTTCGCCAGAGAGGACGGCCACCCGATCCTCTACACCCTGAGCCGAGACAAAAGCGAAGAGATCGCATCCCGGCTCTGGCGCTTCAATCTCGACAGCGGCAAAACCGCCGACGCGAACCTCTCCCTGTTTCACTTCCGGATCGGCGACCGCGAACCGCTCGGGATCACCGTGGACGACGGTCAGTTGCTCGTCAACTACGAGTCGGCGGGTTACGCGGACGCCAACCTCCGCGCGCGCCGCGGCATCATCCGACTTGAGTGGCCGCCACCACATGACGCGCTGCCCCAATTCGTCCGCCACATGCCCGACGCCGGAACACTGGCCTCGCACGGCCTGGCCGCCATGAAAACGGAAGGCGCCCGCTATCTCTGGTCCACCGTCGGCGACACCCACATCTACTGCGCAGATGCACCAACCGGCCGCGGCCTGTTCGCGTTTGAGCGCCCCCGCTCCGTCGATACCGGCAGCGTCTGCCGCGGCTTGGCCTTCGGACAGGGTAGTCTCTGGGTGTCTGAAAACGCACCCGGCCCAGACCGCGTACACCGCGTCAACGTGACCAGAAACCTCGACGCCCTGCGAGAAGGCCCCCGCATCCTCCGCCATCTGGTCATGGCCATCAACACCAGGCCGGAGAAGGACGGCGACAAGGCCGGCAGGGTGTCTCACAACTACTCCCGACCCTACACCTACGAGCAGCTTCACAACCAGGGCTTCTGGCCCGAGACCGAGAAGATTGTGGACCTCACCAAAGCACCCAATGCCACGATCAGACACTTCAGCTACGATCCCGCCGACGACGTCACCGCACGCCAGGAGATGCTCAGCGTCGAATACGCCGAGGCCCCCGCCCACCCCTACGCCTCGCAGTACGAACTCGACGTGTGGACCAACTCGTGCCGCAGCTACGTCTACCCCCATCGGGCCAATCACCAGCGGGACGGCTTCTCCGGAATAGGCTACCTGGCGGACGATCCCGAACTCTACAATCTCAGCGACACCAAAACGTACAGGGCTTTCATCGCCCGCGTCACGGCCCACATCAAGGCCAAATACGATGCCGACGCCGACATGAGGAATCCTTACTGGGCCGCGCGGAATGTCCTCGAGTACATCCAGGACACCTACTACTACCCAATCCCCCCTCTCATGCGGCCGGCAACCGTCGACTACTCCCGCAAACACTACGACGCCAATCCCGCCAATCTCAAGATCGAGTTGTCCGATCGTCCCTACGACAAAACCCAGATCATCGCCTGCTCCGGAACAAGCGTCATCCTGGCCGGCGCGATGCGCCACCTGGGCATCCCCGCCCGCTGGCTCGGCACCGCCGCCGAACGCGATCCCAAAACCTGGGACACCAACGGAAACGGATTCCTCGACACGGACGAAACCGCCCCCTGCACCAACGGCCACCGCTACACCCAGGTCTGGCTCGGCAACCACTACGGCTGGGTGTGCTTCGACGCCACCCCGAGCCGGCCCGCGTCAAGCGATTACGACGTGCCCCCGCCCTTCCAACCACAGTGGCGATTCATGAGCCGCGCCGCCGCCGGCCACATGGTCGAACGCCGAATCGTCTTCAACGTCGGCTCGGCCCTGTTCCGACCACTGTATCGCGATTTCGAATACGACCAACGGCTCGCCTTGGAAAACAACTGCGGCGGCGATCAGCGCTACAACCTGCAGGCCCGGTTCGAAAAACCCGAACTCTGGCGCTTGCCAGGCAACCGCATCGAGCTGAAAAACACCTGCTTCATCCGCGACGTGAAAACCACCGGCCCGAAACTCAAAACCCGCGTCACCTGGCGGCTCGAGGGTCAGTGGGGCAAGGACCCCAACGCCACCCTGTCCATCGACCTTCAGCAACTCCCTCCCAAGGGCAACAAGCCCCGCCAGACCACCACCGTGGCCCGCGGAATCCGCGCCAGCGCTCAGTCAGCCGTCGTGAACCTCTCCGGCCACACCGGGAAACGCTGCCGTCTGCTGCTCCGCAAGGACGGCGACAGCGAGACCGGCAACTGCTCGGAACTGTTCGAGCTGGAAAGCCATGCCGAGGAGAGATAG